One window from the genome of Streptomyces sp. NBC_01476 encodes:
- a CDS encoding methyltransferase domain-containing protein, with the protein MNGSTERDERPGRTELGRSLLDNGFMTSDWAPAFEAVPRAAFLPGLMWPHDPTTGRAVTVNRTDDPAAWWGYADSNVPIVTQWDDGRHTGTEPGGVFTSSSSMPSVVFSMLADLDVHPGQSVLEIGTGTGWNAALLAHRVGAGNVVSVELDPAVSEGARQALRHFGYRDVRVITGDGLLGYPPAAPYDRVIATCGLRSGMFNWVRQTAPGGIVVVPWGTYFGYTEATARLVVAADGTSASGHFTRPVNFMRMRSQRLARPEHSSYVPAQGMGDAVRSTTTVTEAEFLTGSYDVEAFAVGLRVPDCTHTPDRKRDGKRPVWFYSLTDMSWAVVIFRDSGKEATVHQSGNRRLWDEVEAAFRWWLGQGRPDFDRFGLTVTADRQVPWLDDPSNVLSG; encoded by the coding sequence ATGAACGGTTCCACTGAGCGGGACGAGCGGCCTGGTCGTACCGAACTGGGCCGCTCCCTCCTGGACAACGGATTCATGACCTCGGACTGGGCACCCGCGTTCGAGGCCGTGCCCCGTGCGGCCTTCCTGCCCGGTCTGATGTGGCCGCACGACCCCACCACCGGCCGGGCGGTCACGGTGAACAGGACCGATGACCCGGCCGCCTGGTGGGGCTACGCCGACTCCAATGTGCCGATCGTCACACAGTGGGACGACGGGCGGCACACCGGAACAGAACCCGGAGGGGTCTTCACCTCTTCGTCCTCCATGCCGAGCGTGGTCTTCTCGATGCTCGCGGACCTGGACGTCCATCCCGGTCAGAGCGTGCTGGAGATCGGCACGGGCACGGGATGGAACGCCGCCCTTCTGGCACACCGCGTGGGAGCCGGGAACGTGGTGTCGGTGGAATTGGATCCAGCCGTGTCCGAAGGGGCCCGACAGGCTCTGCGGCACTTCGGCTACCGCGACGTGCGTGTCATCACCGGTGACGGACTGCTCGGCTACCCGCCGGCCGCTCCCTACGACCGTGTGATCGCCACGTGTGGCCTGCGCTCCGGCATGTTCAACTGGGTGCGCCAGACCGCCCCGGGCGGAATCGTCGTCGTTCCATGGGGCACCTACTTCGGCTACACCGAGGCCACGGCGCGACTGGTGGTCGCCGCGGACGGCACGAGTGCGTCCGGGCACTTCACCCGCCCGGTCAACTTCATGCGTATGCGCTCTCAACGTCTCGCCCGGCCGGAGCACAGCAGCTACGTACCTGCGCAGGGCATGGGCGACGCGGTCAGGTCCACCACCACGGTCACGGAGGCGGAATTCCTGACGGGCAGTTACGACGTCGAAGCGTTCGCGGTCGGTTTGCGGGTGCCGGACTGCACGCACACACCCGACCGCAAGCGGGACGGAAAGCGGCCGGTGTGGTTCTACAGCCTCACGGACATGTCGTGGGCAGTCGTCATCTTCCGCGACAGCGGCAAGGAGGCGACCGTCCATCAGTCCGGCAACCGGCGACTGTGGGACGAGGTGGAGGCGGCATTCCGCTGGTGGCTGGGGCAGGGACGGCCTGACTTCGACCGGTTCGGGCTCACCGTGACGGCAGACCGTCAAGTCCCCTGGCTGGACGACCCGTCCAACGTGCTGAGCGGGTGA
- a CDS encoding phosphatidylglycerol lysyltransferase domain-containing protein yields the protein MEWLGDAYRTRIVDTGRESLFLLLLGLLGSFLFIRFSVRMIRRGTSWWPGNVTPGGQHIHHVVFGQAFMMIGGIGVFAVRSGGRVTYAVLAVVFGIGCGLVLDEFALVLHLEDVYWKEEGRQSVDAVILAVSVIGLLLVGQLPLGGYVGGRSWTSYVARALLLGFVVLCLMKGKVWTGLLGVFLPVLAVVGALRLARPHSPWARWRYGARPRRMAKSERREDGTHRRAMALKTKVIDAVAGAPTITRPVAPRPRPTIVDLPPSRLEVVLGRVLRPLQRPGAEVAVWYLRIAAGVDIVTGLVSPFRRSVEAGDTGEYVNAFLVSPGFTAAVLAFVLSVSLRRRKRAAWVVTVVLVAAYALVTAGTLLGVPESRQHPLNWVSLGLTLLLLGALLVSRVRFNVRGERRNVALGAVSLLVGAVVAVGVGTLIVHATDQLPPRRWGVSAGYAGARVLTVSRMFAPSGVRVPAWTDFAVNVLSVALMLVVLLAFFRSPRGRARLGEEDERRLRALLRAGGDGLDSFGYFALRRDHTVCWSPDGTAAIAYRVTNGVALATGDPLGPTASWPAAIAHWLTFAARHAWVPAVAYAGRASTAAYARQGFHAFTSTEEPILTVGGTPKAPATPQGTPAPVRAHGNHGTPEGADKTSDLTEDEAGQKAPQPRPTRPGNPEPQGAPEGPADPPRPLPAPQGTPAPVRAHGNHSTPEGADKTSGPTEDEAGQEGAVGAEGGYRVVVRRGVEVGGEEWRRLGRLVGAWRGAGGGVELGRLGDPADGECVVAECLDPQGRTCALLRLVPWGADGLTLDLARADPDSGRAPLDLALTTLLRHPPAGVTRVSLNVPPHQPFAALARRTRPRFLLFTRRADLPRVLLAQRLANRSLAR from the coding sequence ATGGAGTGGCTCGGTGACGCGTACCGCACGAGGATCGTGGACACCGGCCGCGAGTCCCTCTTCCTGCTGCTCCTCGGGCTGCTCGGCTCCTTCCTCTTCATCCGCTTCAGCGTCCGGATGATCCGCCGGGGCACGAGCTGGTGGCCGGGCAACGTCACCCCGGGCGGCCAGCACATCCACCATGTCGTCTTCGGCCAGGCGTTCATGATGATCGGCGGCATCGGCGTCTTCGCGGTGCGCAGCGGCGGCCGGGTCACGTACGCCGTGCTCGCGGTGGTCTTCGGCATCGGCTGCGGGCTGGTGCTGGACGAATTCGCGCTGGTGCTCCATCTGGAGGACGTGTACTGGAAGGAGGAGGGGCGGCAGTCGGTCGACGCGGTGATCCTCGCGGTGTCGGTGATCGGGCTGCTGCTGGTCGGCCAGCTGCCGCTGGGCGGGTACGTGGGGGGCCGCTCCTGGACCTCCTATGTGGCGAGGGCGCTGCTGCTGGGTTTCGTGGTGCTCTGCCTGATGAAGGGCAAGGTGTGGACCGGCCTGCTGGGCGTCTTCCTGCCGGTGCTCGCGGTGGTGGGCGCGCTGCGGCTGGCCCGGCCGCACAGTCCGTGGGCGCGCTGGCGGTACGGCGCCAGGCCGCGGCGGATGGCGAAGTCGGAGCGGCGCGAGGACGGGACGCACCGGCGGGCGATGGCGCTGAAGACGAAGGTGATCGACGCGGTGGCGGGGGCGCCGACGATCACCCGGCCGGTGGCACCGAGGCCGCGGCCGACGATCGTCGACCTGCCGCCGTCCCGGCTGGAGGTGGTGCTCGGGCGGGTGCTGCGGCCGTTGCAGCGGCCGGGCGCGGAGGTGGCGGTCTGGTATCTGCGGATCGCCGCCGGGGTCGACATCGTGACCGGCCTGGTCTCCCCTTTCCGCCGCAGCGTGGAGGCCGGCGACACCGGGGAGTACGTCAACGCGTTCCTGGTCAGCCCGGGGTTCACCGCGGCGGTGCTGGCGTTCGTCCTGTCGGTGAGCCTGCGGCGGCGCAAGCGGGCGGCGTGGGTCGTGACGGTGGTGCTGGTCGCCGCGTACGCGCTGGTGACCGCGGGGACGCTGCTGGGCGTCCCCGAGTCCCGGCAGCACCCGCTGAACTGGGTCTCGCTGGGTCTGACGCTGCTGCTGCTCGGCGCGCTGCTGGTCTCCCGGGTGCGGTTCAACGTCCGCGGGGAGCGGCGGAATGTGGCGCTGGGGGCGGTGTCGCTGCTGGTCGGGGCGGTGGTGGCGGTGGGTGTGGGGACGCTGATCGTGCACGCGACGGATCAGCTGCCGCCGCGGCGGTGGGGGGTGAGTGCGGGGTACGCGGGGGCGCGGGTGCTCACGGTCTCGCGGATGTTCGCGCCCTCGGGGGTGCGGGTGCCGGCCTGGACGGACTTCGCGGTCAATGTACTGAGTGTGGCGCTGATGCTGGTCGTGCTGCTGGCGTTCTTCCGCAGCCCGCGGGGCAGGGCGCGGCTCGGTGAGGAGGACGAGCGGCGGCTGCGGGCGCTGCTGCGGGCGGGGGGCGACGGGCTCGACTCCTTCGGGTACTTCGCGCTCCGCCGGGACCATACGGTGTGCTGGTCGCCGGACGGTACGGCGGCGATCGCCTACCGCGTCACGAACGGGGTCGCGCTCGCCACGGGTGACCCTCTCGGGCCGACCGCGTCCTGGCCGGCCGCCATCGCCCACTGGCTCACCTTCGCGGCCCGCCACGCGTGGGTGCCGGCGGTGGCCTACGCGGGCCGCGCGAGCACGGCGGCCTATGCCCGGCAGGGCTTCCACGCGTTCACCTCCACGGAGGAGCCCATCCTGACCGTCGGCGGCACCCCGAAGGCCCCGGCGACCCCCCAGGGCACCCCCGCCCCCGTCCGCGCCCACGGCAACCACGGCACCCCGGAGGGCGCGGACAAAACTTCGGACCTGACGGAGGACGAGGCCGGCCAGAAGGCGCCGCAGCCACGGCCCACCCGGCCCGGCAACCCCGAACCCCAGGGCGCGCCGGAGGGCCCGGCGGACCCCCCACGCCCCCTGCCGGCCCCCCAGGGCACCCCCGCCCCCGTCCGCGCACACGGCAACCACAGCACCCCGGAGGGCGCGGACAAAACTTCGGGCCCAACGGAGGACGAGGCCGGCCAGGAGGGGGCGGTGGGGGCTGAAGGGGGGTATCGGGTGGTGGTGCGGCGGGGGGTGGAGGTCGGGGGGGAGGAGTGGCGGCGGCTGGGACGGCTGGTGGGGGCCTGGCGGGGGGCCGGGGGCGGCGTGGAGCTGGGGCGCCTGGGGGACCCGGCGGACGGGGAGTGCGTGGTCGCGGAGTGCCTGGACCCGCAGGGCCGCACCTGCGCGCTGCTGCGCCTCGTCCCGTGGGGCGCGGACGGCCTGACGCTCGACCTGGCAAGGGCGGACCCGGACTCGGGCCGGGCCCCGCTGGACCTCGCCCTCACCACCCTGCTGCGGCACCCGCCCGCCGGCGTGACCCGCGTCTCGCTGAACGTCCCGCCCCACCAGCCCTTCGCCGCCCTCGCCCGGCGCACCCGCCCCCGCTTCCTGCTCTTCACCCGCCGCGCCGACCTCCCCCGCGTCCTGCTCGCCCAGCGGCTAGCAAACCGCTCCCTCGCGCGGTAG
- a CDS encoding GNAT family N-acetyltransferase codes for MHDQPFSPSRIDSAVRAWGAAFRIITSAEPTMRHYAGRQETHVVFTGSQAASTNGVFSFSAPPDPDEIALLAGRAAETAAQYPEFAPWCVQVRGRPDERIRREAARHGLTDESWEPFMVRDLDRSPSTDADAAPGSPELRIRAVSGAEHDLYLTAMSTGFQVPKEVFAALFTPAVINAPAVTAYIGEVDGEAVCTAMGVVTDGHVGVFNVSTAPAHRKRGLGARMTEHVVRAGHHAGARTAYLRASEMGLGVYESVGFSTAEHWTYLSAP; via the coding sequence ATGCACGACCAGCCCTTCTCTCCGTCCCGCATTGATTCCGCCGTACGCGCCTGGGGCGCCGCTTTCCGGATCATCACGTCCGCCGAGCCCACGATGCGCCATTACGCCGGCCGGCAGGAAACGCACGTGGTGTTCACCGGAAGCCAGGCGGCGAGCACCAACGGCGTTTTCTCCTTTTCCGCTCCGCCCGATCCCGACGAGATCGCGCTGCTGGCCGGCCGGGCCGCCGAAACCGCCGCGCAGTACCCGGAGTTCGCACCGTGGTGCGTACAAGTACGCGGCCGGCCCGACGAACGGATCCGGCGGGAAGCGGCCCGGCACGGGCTCACCGACGAGTCGTGGGAGCCGTTCATGGTGCGCGACCTGGACCGTTCGCCCAGCACCGACGCCGACGCCGCGCCCGGCTCGCCGGAATTGCGGATACGTGCGGTGTCCGGCGCGGAGCACGACCTCTACCTCACCGCGATGAGCACGGGATTCCAGGTCCCCAAGGAGGTCTTCGCGGCGCTTTTCACCCCGGCGGTCATCAATGCGCCGGCCGTGACCGCGTACATCGGGGAAGTGGACGGCGAAGCGGTCTGCACCGCCATGGGAGTCGTCACCGACGGCCATGTCGGGGTATTCAACGTCTCCACCGCACCGGCCCACCGGAAACGCGGATTGGGGGCCCGGATGACCGAACACGTCGTCCGTGCGGGACATCACGCCGGTGCGCGGACCGCCTATCTGCGGGCCTCTGAGATGGGCCTGGGCGTCTATGAGTCCGTCGGTTTCAGCACGGCCGAGCACTGGACCTACCTGAGCGCTCCGTAG
- a CDS encoding alpha/beta hydrolase family protein: MSDPNTLTARPSAATPSTVISARPVVLPAPGRGTDLQVRVTAPATGGDLPVIVFSHGFGGSMNDYAPLADHWAAEGFVVLQPTHLDSRTLALPPEDPRTPRIWRWRIEDLVRVLDGLDVLAAAVPGLGGRLDRGRVAVAGHSWGAQSASALLGARVLDDGGVPGEDLSDPRVTAGVLLALTGLGDDLTPFAAEHFPFMRPSFATMTRPALIVAGDHDQSLLSTRGPDWFTDPYTCSPGNKSLLTLFGAEHSLGGINGYEAAATLDESPARVALIQHLTTAYLRSAFDPGDTTWKSAATALAHTPAPLGTLQNK, translated from the coding sequence ATGTCCGACCCGAACACCCTGACCGCCCGGCCGAGCGCGGCCACACCCTCCACGGTCATATCCGCGCGGCCGGTGGTGCTGCCCGCCCCGGGCCGCGGTACGGACCTCCAGGTCCGCGTGACCGCCCCCGCCACCGGTGGCGACCTGCCCGTCATCGTCTTCTCGCACGGCTTCGGCGGGTCGATGAACGACTACGCCCCGCTGGCCGACCACTGGGCCGCCGAGGGCTTCGTGGTCCTGCAGCCCACCCACCTCGACTCCAGGACGCTCGCGCTGCCGCCCGAGGACCCCCGTACGCCGCGGATCTGGCGATGGCGTATCGAGGACCTGGTGCGGGTGCTGGACGGGCTCGACGTGCTGGCAGCCGCCGTGCCGGGCCTCGGCGGACGTCTCGACCGCGGCCGGGTCGCGGTGGCCGGCCACTCCTGGGGAGCCCAGAGCGCGAGCGCGCTGCTGGGCGCGCGCGTCCTGGACGACGGCGGGGTGCCCGGCGAGGACCTGTCCGACCCCCGGGTCACGGCCGGCGTGCTGCTCGCCCTGACCGGCCTCGGCGACGACCTGACGCCGTTCGCCGCCGAGCACTTCCCCTTCATGCGGCCGTCCTTCGCCACCATGACCCGGCCCGCTCTCATCGTGGCCGGGGACCACGACCAGTCCCTGCTGTCCACCCGCGGACCGGACTGGTTCACCGACCCCTACACCTGCAGCCCGGGGAACAAGAGCCTGCTCACGCTCTTCGGGGCCGAGCACTCGCTCGGCGGCATCAACGGCTACGAGGCCGCCGCGACGCTGGACGAGAGCCCCGCACGCGTCGCCCTCATCCAGCACCTCACCACGGCCTACCTGCGCAGCGCCTTCGACCCCGGCGACACCACCTGGAAGTCGGCAGCCACCGCCCTCGCCCACACCCCCGCCCCCCTGGGCACCCTCCAGAACAAATAG
- a CDS encoding ATP-binding protein, producing the protein MKVPSLPQTPLTVRTFVQCFRATELGARLARQVAVAELDGWGVPRGSDPSDTAALLVAELAANAVTHGHVPGRDIELRLSLDAGTLVIEVSDARGERRPPTPGTVAPADPLAQSGRGLFLVDTLASRWTVLERAGIGKTLHAELDLPSP; encoded by the coding sequence ATGAAGGTACCTTCCCTCCCCCAAACCCCGCTCACCGTACGTACGTTCGTGCAGTGTTTCCGAGCCACCGAGCTCGGAGCGAGGCTCGCCCGCCAGGTGGCGGTGGCCGAACTCGACGGCTGGGGCGTCCCGCGCGGTTCCGACCCCTCCGACACCGCGGCCCTGCTCGTGGCCGAACTCGCCGCCAACGCGGTCACCCACGGGCATGTGCCCGGCCGCGACATCGAACTGCGGCTCTCCCTGGACGCCGGCACCCTCGTCATCGAGGTCTCCGACGCCCGCGGCGAGCGCCGCCCGCCCACGCCCGGCACCGTCGCGCCCGCGGATCCCCTGGCCCAGTCCGGCCGCGGTCTCTTCCTCGTCGACACCCTCGCCTCCCGCTGGACCGTCCTGGAACGCGCCGGCATCGGCAAAACCCTCCACGCCGAACTCGACCTCCCCTCCCCCTGA
- a CDS encoding helix-turn-helix domain-containing protein gives MTEGTFGPGGTGAAGGSANGGGEPESSDSLRTFGAVVQALREHAGLNREHFGAAVRFSKHTVASIEQGRRMPDRDFVERAEGVLGNTGALRRAFQHLSRQPGLAAWFRQWARLEAVAATLYTYECRLIPGLLQTEAYARRLFEDQLPPLNDKQIETQWAARAERQKLLWERPNTAYGFILEEQLFLRRTGGVEVTQGLIDHVLEVAARRNIEIQVMPQVRFAHAGLAGPMRLLETPEVRWYAYCEGQESGQFVADPKVVSTLQARYARMRSQALSLEDSVSLLQRMRGAL, from the coding sequence ATGACCGAGGGTACGTTCGGTCCGGGCGGTACGGGTGCGGCGGGCGGCAGCGCGAACGGGGGTGGTGAACCCGAGTCCTCCGACAGCCTGCGGACCTTCGGCGCGGTCGTCCAGGCGTTACGCGAGCACGCGGGCCTGAACCGGGAGCACTTCGGCGCGGCGGTGCGGTTCTCGAAGCACACGGTGGCCTCGATCGAGCAGGGACGCCGGATGCCGGACCGGGACTTCGTGGAGCGCGCGGAGGGGGTGCTCGGCAACACGGGTGCGCTCCGCAGGGCGTTCCAGCACCTCTCGCGGCAACCGGGCCTGGCGGCGTGGTTCCGGCAGTGGGCGAGGCTGGAGGCGGTGGCCGCGACGCTCTACACGTACGAATGCCGCCTGATCCCAGGGCTGTTGCAGACGGAGGCATACGCGCGGAGGTTGTTCGAGGACCAGCTGCCGCCACTGAACGACAAACAGATCGAGACGCAGTGGGCGGCGCGCGCGGAGCGTCAGAAGCTGCTCTGGGAGCGGCCCAACACGGCATACGGCTTCATCCTGGAGGAGCAGTTGTTCCTCCGGCGGACGGGCGGGGTTGAGGTGACCCAGGGGCTTATCGACCACGTGCTGGAGGTGGCGGCCCGGCGGAACATCGAGATCCAGGTGATGCCGCAGGTGCGGTTCGCACATGCGGGACTCGCCGGCCCCATGCGGTTGCTGGAGACTCCCGAGGTCCGTTGGTACGCGTACTGCGAAGGGCAGGAAAGCGGGCAATTCGTTGCTGACCCGAAGGTGGTCAGCACCCTTCAGGCGCGGTATGCCAGGATGCGCTCACAGGCTCTCTCGCTCGAAGACTCGGTGAGCCTGTTGCAGCGGATGCGAGGAGCGCTATGA
- a CDS encoding TetR/AcrR family transcriptional regulator, producing MNDSGQGTGSAAAPKRKDARRNQQTLLDAAAAVFVSSGVEAPVRDIAARAGVGMGTIYRHFPTRADLIVAVYRHQVEACAEAGPALLASRATPYDALKEWIDLFVDFLVTKHGLAAVLHPDNAGFDTLHAYFLDRLVPVCDQLLDAAAGSGEIRADLAGLELMRGVGNLCIGAENDPSYDARRLVAVLVSGLRREQ from the coding sequence GTGAACGACAGCGGCCAGGGCACGGGAAGCGCCGCCGCACCCAAGCGCAAGGACGCCCGGCGCAATCAGCAGACCTTGCTGGACGCGGCCGCCGCGGTCTTCGTCAGCTCGGGCGTCGAGGCGCCGGTACGCGACATCGCGGCCCGGGCCGGCGTCGGGATGGGCACCATCTACCGCCACTTCCCGACCCGCGCGGACCTCATCGTGGCCGTCTACCGGCACCAGGTCGAAGCCTGCGCCGAGGCCGGTCCCGCGCTGCTGGCGAGCCGCGCGACCCCTTACGACGCGCTGAAGGAGTGGATCGACCTCTTCGTGGACTTCCTGGTCACCAAGCACGGACTCGCCGCCGTGCTGCACCCCGACAACGCCGGTTTCGACACGCTGCACGCCTACTTCCTCGACCGGCTCGTCCCCGTGTGCGACCAGCTGCTCGACGCCGCGGCCGGCTCCGGCGAGATCCGCGCCGACCTCGCGGGCCTGGAGCTGATGCGGGGCGTGGGCAACCTCTGCATCGGCGCGGAGAACGACCCGTCCTACGACGCCCGCCGCCTGGTCGCCGTCCTCGTCTCGGGTCTGCGCCGGGAGCAGTGA
- a CDS encoding AAA family ATPase gives MTAQRIKEVRLTAFKSFRDEAFPLAPLTVLIGRNSSGKSNALDGLEVLSRLAHGDDIVDALESRSGPAGSVRGGLTGCVPHGSDRFSLGCTVGTERGPVHLDVTVQVTPDVRIVEECLSGPTAEGHRDVLKSSPRNPQSGYARVNLHEDGGTGTGTGTEQATLSRWQLLSSQISAFANVSPDWQSTIWCADTMLSALRNVFHLDPVPHLMRQYVPARDANLRRTAENLSAAVGRIERADPALFQRLVSLLRGLADHDIDTLAVSRSDLGDVMLALDEGDLGLTPAREMSDGMLRFLAVTTALLTGGDGLDLGSSRTEAAERSLMLVIEELENGLHASQAAEVLKLVREASAENSTQALITTHSPALLSALDGADHEGVVVCWRDRATGRSRLTRLTELDGYPAAMAAGSLGDVITHGRLDNRQRRGDRDYTEFNRLLGIE, from the coding sequence GTGACAGCTCAGCGCATCAAAGAGGTCCGCCTGACGGCGTTCAAGAGCTTCCGTGACGAGGCGTTCCCGCTCGCCCCGCTGACCGTGCTGATCGGTCGCAACAGCAGCGGCAAGTCCAATGCCCTGGACGGCCTCGAAGTGCTCTCCCGCCTGGCGCACGGCGACGACATCGTGGACGCCCTGGAAAGCCGCAGCGGTCCCGCCGGGTCGGTGCGCGGGGGTCTCACCGGATGCGTCCCGCACGGCTCCGACCGCTTCTCCCTCGGGTGCACGGTCGGGACGGAGCGCGGGCCGGTCCACCTCGACGTGACGGTGCAGGTCACACCGGATGTGCGGATCGTCGAGGAATGCCTGTCGGGCCCCACGGCCGAGGGGCACCGGGATGTGCTGAAGAGCAGCCCGCGCAACCCTCAGTCGGGGTATGCCCGAGTGAATCTGCACGAGGACGGCGGCACCGGCACCGGCACCGGCACCGAGCAGGCCACCCTCTCCAGATGGCAACTGCTGTCTTCGCAGATCTCGGCCTTCGCCAACGTCTCGCCGGACTGGCAGAGCACGATCTGGTGCGCCGACACCATGCTCTCCGCGCTCCGCAACGTCTTCCACCTCGACCCCGTCCCGCACCTGATGCGCCAGTACGTCCCGGCCCGCGACGCCAACCTGCGCCGTACCGCTGAGAATCTCTCCGCGGCCGTCGGGAGGATCGAGCGCGCTGACCCCGCCCTCTTCCAGCGGCTCGTAAGCCTGTTGCGCGGCCTCGCCGATCACGACATCGACACCCTCGCGGTGTCCCGGTCCGACCTCGGTGACGTGATGCTCGCGCTGGACGAGGGGGATCTCGGACTGACCCCGGCGCGGGAGATGAGCGACGGGATGCTCCGCTTCCTCGCCGTCACCACCGCGCTCCTCACCGGCGGCGACGGTCTCGACCTGGGCTCGTCCCGTACGGAGGCGGCCGAGCGGTCGCTGATGCTGGTGATCGAGGAGCTGGAGAACGGCTTGCATGCCTCCCAGGCCGCCGAAGTGCTGAAGCTCGTGCGCGAAGCCAGCGCCGAGAACAGTACGCAAGCGCTCATCACCACGCACAGCCCGGCCCTGCTCTCGGCCCTCGACGGCGCGGACCACGAAGGAGTGGTCGTCTGCTGGCGCGACCGTGCCACGGGCCGCAGCCGCCTGACCCGCCTCACCGAGCTCGACGGCTACCCCGCCGCGATGGCGGCCGGCTCCCTCGGTGACGTGATCACCCATGGCCGCCTCGACAACCGCCAGCGGCGGGGCGACCGCGACTACACCGAGTTCAACCGCCTGTTGGGAATCGAGTAA
- a CDS encoding bifunctional DNA primase/polymerase, with amino-acid sequence MRTGATFHRVLVDAMDEWHALNIVTEAQRRQHTAYVTADGAAWLASASAFPRSVTALWSARPTAPSVLPCGTAFDVVNLPALFGRRVLEQLWAAGPGSGPVALHRSRVLLFTAPGTAHRLPSLLEWEEWRDAMPPMLCHGAGDAVTVPPLYAPEPVSAGDACEPGTPGAPGAPGTFGTPSRWAVAPDTRHPWLPTADHLLRACVRAARGAPQKSVPPLVSPDGTA; translated from the coding sequence ATCCGCACCGGGGCAACCTTTCACCGCGTACTTGTAGATGCCATGGATGAATGGCATGCCCTGAACATCGTCACCGAGGCCCAGCGACGACAGCACACCGCCTACGTCACCGCCGACGGGGCCGCCTGGCTCGCCTCCGCCAGCGCCTTCCCGCGCAGCGTCACCGCCCTGTGGTCCGCCCGCCCCACCGCCCCCAGCGTGCTCCCCTGCGGCACCGCCTTCGACGTCGTCAACCTGCCCGCTCTCTTCGGCCGCCGGGTGCTGGAGCAGCTGTGGGCGGCCGGCCCCGGCAGCGGCCCGGTGGCCCTGCACCGGAGCCGCGTCCTGCTCTTCACCGCACCGGGCACCGCCCACCGGCTGCCGTCCCTGCTGGAGTGGGAGGAGTGGCGGGACGCGATGCCGCCGATGCTCTGCCACGGCGCCGGCGACGCGGTGACCGTGCCCCCGCTGTACGCGCCCGAGCCGGTGTCCGCGGGGGACGCCTGCGAGCCGGGCACGCCGGGTGCACCGGGTGCACCGGGCACGTTCGGCACACCGTCGCGGTGGGCGGTCGCTCCCGACACCCGGCACCCGTGGCTGCCCACCGCCGACCACCTGCTGCGGGCCTGCGTGCGGGCGGCCCGCGGCGCCCCGCAGAAGTCGGTTCCGCCGCTGGTCAGCCCGGACGGGACGGCGTAA
- a CDS encoding helix-turn-helix domain-containing protein, with the protein MAVSASSSAQQARQALADRLTELCRDAGLSGRDIAERCGWSPSKSSRTMNGRTPPSTEDIRAWCRACGADDQADDLIAMLRTAEGMWVGWRRMERSGLKQAQEARLPLYQRTRRFRSYSSWLVPGMIQTRPYTTAVLQAVQRRRGLVDDVAKAVAARMDRQRVLYEGDRTFAFLIEESAIRSGAGDAEVMSGQLGHLISIASLPNVSLGVVPMRPDRERWPVEGFWIYDTAQVNVELVSGYLTITQPGEVAMYADTFAELADLAVYGAGARALITAAMDSLG; encoded by the coding sequence ATGGCTGTCTCCGCTTCTTCCAGCGCCCAGCAGGCGCGGCAGGCTCTCGCTGATCGACTCACGGAGCTTTGCCGGGATGCCGGGTTGTCCGGGCGCGACATCGCCGAACGCTGCGGATGGAGCCCTTCCAAATCCTCTCGGACAATGAACGGCCGTACGCCTCCGTCCACCGAGGACATTCGCGCTTGGTGTCGGGCATGCGGGGCCGATGACCAGGCCGATGATCTGATTGCGATGCTCCGGACGGCTGAAGGAATGTGGGTCGGCTGGCGGCGCATGGAGCGCTCCGGACTCAAGCAGGCCCAGGAGGCTCGTCTACCGCTGTACCAGCGCACCCGCCGCTTCCGCTCTTACTCCTCCTGGCTCGTGCCCGGCATGATCCAGACGCGGCCTTACACGACAGCCGTCCTGCAAGCTGTCCAGCGACGGCGCGGTTTGGTCGATGACGTAGCAAAAGCGGTGGCCGCCCGGATGGATCGTCAGCGCGTTCTGTACGAAGGTGACCGCACGTTTGCTTTCCTCATTGAGGAGTCCGCGATCCGGTCGGGCGCAGGCGACGCGGAGGTCATGTCCGGTCAACTTGGCCACTTGATCTCGATTGCTTCTCTTCCCAACGTGAGTTTGGGAGTTGTGCCCATGAGGCCGGACCGGGAACGGTGGCCGGTCGAAGGGTTCTGGATCTACGACACGGCACAGGTCAATGTCGAGTTGGTCTCCGGCTACCTCACGATCACACAGCCCGGCGAAGTGGCCATGTACGCCGACACATTCGCCGAGTTGGCGGATCTGGCCGTGTACGGGGCGGGAGCCCGCGCCCTGATCACAGCAGCGATGGACTCCCTCGGATAA
- a CDS encoding DUF397 domain-containing protein → MSTSGLAWFKSSYSSGSGDDCVEVAVTWHKSSYSSGSQGDCVEVAACPEVIHVRDSKDKEGPQLAFSPAEWAAFTAYAAQL, encoded by the coding sequence ATGAGCACGTCCGGTCTGGCCTGGTTCAAGAGCAGCTACAGCAGCGGTTCCGGAGACGACTGCGTCGAGGTCGCCGTCACGTGGCACAAGTCCAGCTACAGCAGCGGCAGTCAGGGAGACTGCGTCGAGGTCGCCGCATGCCCCGAAGTCATCCACGTACGGGACTCCAAGGACAAAGAAGGCCCGCAACTCGCCTTCTCCCCTGCCGAATGGGCCGCCTTCACCGCCTACGCCGCCCAGCTCTGA